A region of the Litchfieldia alkalitelluris genome:
AAAATTTAAAAAATTGGTGATTTGTACCTGTCGGACACTAGTGAAGTTACATAAAGTATAACAAATCGATTGAGGAGGTGTTTCGTAATGGGTGCTGTTGCAGGTGCTGGATATGGAGCAGGTTTTGCTTTGATCGTTGTTCTATTCATTTTATTGATCATTGTAGGTGCTGCGTACGTAGGTTACGGATACTAAAACTAAAAAGATAAAGAAAGGAGATGTTAAGAATGGGCTATTGTGGATATGGATATGCGGCTCCTGTTGCGCCTGTTTCTGGTTGGGGTAGCGGATTTGCATTAATCGTTGTATTGTTCATTTTATTAATAATTGTTGGGGCAGCTTGGTTATAAAAACTTGTAGGTAAGAAGTTTTCCTTATGATTATTTTAACTGGAATTCTTGAAGCCAAAAGTTAAACTATAAAAAAAGCCACTCTATGCCATTAATGCATAAAGTGGCTTTTTGACATTAAACAGATTTAACCATTCCCCCATCTACTAAATATGAATTACCTGTCATGTATGAATTAGCATCAGAGACTAAAAATGTCACAAATTTCGCAAACTCGACTGGTTCACCATATCTTCCTAATGGGATGTTTGATTTCATTTTTTCCTCAATTTCCTCTTTTGTAATCCCAAGCTTCTCAGCATTTACTTGGTCTAAAAAACTAACTCGCTCTGTAGCAATTCGTCCAGGAGCTACAGTGTTAATTAAAATTTGATCTGTTGCAAGCTCTTGTGCGAGTGATTTAGTTAGGCCTACAATACCCAACCTAAAAGTGTTTGATAATAGAAGACCAGGTATTGGTTCCTTAATGGAGGAAGATGCAATATTAAGAATCTTCCCTCCTTGTTTTCTAAGGTATGGAAGTGTTTCTCTTATTACACGGACATAACTCAAGAGATTTAACTCAAACGAATTCTGCCAATCTTCATCTGTTAACTGATCAAAGGATCCTGCTGGTGGTCCCCCTGCATTATTTACTAAAATATCAATGCGTCCAAATAGTTCTTCTGTTTTCGATACCAAGTTCTTAATGTCTTCAAGTTTCGTAATATCAGCCTTAACATATGAAACCTTACCGGTGCCAACTACAGCTATTTCTTTTTGAACCTTCACAAGTTTATCTTCATCTCGGCTCGAAATAACAACATTAGCTCCCTCTTTTACCAGTTCAGTTGCTATTGCTTTTCCAAGTCCTTGACTAGAAGCTAAAACCAAAGCAACTTTTCCTTTTAAATCTAACTCCATTTTTCCACCCTCTTCGATTCAATTCTATTATCATTATATATGATAGCGAAAAACGAAGGAAAGAATTAGGATTAAAAAGAGAATTACTTTTCCCCATCAAAAAACTTGCTAAACCGTTTCATCGCCTTATCTTGTTTCGGTTGTAAGTGAAAGGGATTTTTGGGTTGAACAAAATTTTCAGTATTCATATCAACACTGATGCCCATTTTTTCACCAGCGGTCGACAATGAATCATTAATTATACTTTCGTATCTCTCATCCGGATGCGGATTTCTATCATGAAATTCTTCTTCATTTCTTGTCATAGTTTAAACACCTCCTCTCTTTTAAAATTTGTTTCTGAACAAATTTTATGTATAGTTAAATATGTAGGGAGAGATTTAAAACAAAAAATCCCAATTTAATTATTAACTAAAAAGGAATTAGGTGAAAGAACCATGAACAAAGATTTTTTTGTGTTTGACAGTAACATTCCACGAAAAGCTGTTATTAGAAATTATACAGAACAAGACTTTGAGAACTTAATTCGAATTCAACATGAATGTTTTCCACCGCCATTTCCTTCTGAACTGTTGTGGAATAATGAACAATTAAGTAATCATGTGAAATTATTTCCTGAAGGTGCACTTTGCGTTGAAGTCGAAGGAGTGCTGTGTGGTTCCATGACTGGACTAAGGGTCGATTTTAGTCCACAACATCCTTTGCACTCATGGGAAGAAATTACGAGTAACGGATATATCACTAACCATAAAAATACAGGAAACACTATATATATTGTTGATATTTCTGTAAGTCCTACATATCGCTCATTGGGCATTGGAAAATGGCTAATGCAATCCATGTATGAGGTAGTAGTACATTTAGATGCTGACCGTCTACTTGGGGGTGGTCGATTATCAGGATTCCATCGACAATCTTCTAACATGTCTGCTGAGGAATATATAGAAAAAGTATTATGTGGTGAGTTGAAGGATCCCGTTATTACTTTCTTGCTTAAGTGTGGGAGAACACCTGTACAGCTTGTAGAGAATTATTTGGATGATGAAGAATCAAAAAATTATGGGCTATTAATGGAATGGAAAAACCCATTTAAAAAACTGGCTCCATGATCGTTCCTTAAGAGCCAGTTGAATTAATATAATGGATAAACTGATTAATTGGAGTAGCAATTCCTTGTGTTGCTTCTCCTTCTCCTATTGCTGGAATTGTTTTCGCATATATGACACCAATTACTTTTCCTTCTTGATTGAGGACAGGACTACCACTGTTTCCTTTATGAACTAGCGCATCTAATCTAAGTGACCCTGATTCATCTTGATTAACGATTTTACCATCTATTGCAATCCTGTGGTATGCAAGAGGATTTCCGATTATGTAGACAGCTTCTCCAATTTCCCATGGTTGATCATTAACATTAACAAGTTCAAGAAAAGGATATTCAAAATCAGTCTTGATATCAACTAAAGCAAAATCAATGGTTGGATCAGACACGATCACTTCTCCCTGTAAAAAATCTCCATTAGGAAAACTAACAACAATGTTTGACATATTTTCCACTACATGATGATTCGTTATAATCATTCCATTTGCTGCTATATTAAATCCAGTACCTTTAATCCCATTTCCTTCAATTGTTACAATAGCTTCTTTAGAAAGTTGGATGATTTCTTCCTCAGACAACCTTTGTGATTTTTGTAGAAATTCAAAAGAAGGCAAATTAAACATTTTAAACCAAACACTAAACACACCAGTAAGAAGTGAGAAAACAAGTAAAAAGACAATCACCTTTACGAAAAACTTCATTGTTGGATTATGCTTATCCTTTATTGAATCTTCTTCCGCCTTAAAATCTTCTAAAGATGGCTCCTCAT
Encoded here:
- a CDS encoding YjcZ family sporulation protein, which translates into the protein MGAVAGAGYGAGFALIVVLFILLIIVGAAYVGYGY
- a CDS encoding YjcZ family sporulation protein, which encodes MGYCGYGYAAPVAPVSGWGSGFALIVVLFILLIIVGAAWL
- a CDS encoding SDR family oxidoreductase; this translates as MELDLKGKVALVLASSQGLGKAIATELVKEGANVVISSRDEDKLVKVQKEIAVVGTGKVSYVKADITKLEDIKNLVSKTEELFGRIDILVNNAGGPPAGSFDQLTDEDWQNSFELNLLSYVRVIRETLPYLRKQGGKILNIASSSIKEPIPGLLLSNTFRLGIVGLTKSLAQELATDQILINTVAPGRIATERVSFLDQVNAEKLGITKEEIEEKMKSNIPLGRYGEPVEFAKFVTFLVSDANSYMTGNSYLVDGGMVKSV
- a CDS encoding GNAT family N-acetyltransferase, producing the protein MNKDFFVFDSNIPRKAVIRNYTEQDFENLIRIQHECFPPPFPSELLWNNEQLSNHVKLFPEGALCVEVEGVLCGSMTGLRVDFSPQHPLHSWEEITSNGYITNHKNTGNTIYIVDISVSPTYRSLGIGKWLMQSMYEVVVHLDADRLLGGGRLSGFHRQSSNMSAEEYIEKVLCGELKDPVITFLLKCGRTPVQLVENYLDDEESKNYGLLMEWKNPFKKLAP
- a CDS encoding trypsin-like peptidase domain-containing protein, translated to MKRTNGLGDRMNKWNEEETDYDKYEEPSLEDFKAEEDSIKDKHNPTMKFFVKVIVFLLVFSLLTGVFSVWFKMFNLPSFEFLQKSQRLSEEEIIQLSKEAIVTIEGNGIKGTGFNIAANGMIITNHHVVENMSNIVVSFPNGDFLQGEVIVSDPTIDFALVDIKTDFEYPFLELVNVNDQPWEIGEAVYIIGNPLAYHRIAIDGKIVNQDESGSLRLDALVHKGNSGSPVLNQEGKVIGVIYAKTIPAIGEGEATQGIATPINQFIHYINSTGS